The Bacillus sp. (in: firmicutes) genome has a segment encoding these proteins:
- a CDS encoding peptidoglycan DD-metalloendopeptidase family protein, with the protein MKRTVIFILLLLFFSSIDPNITRATPTTENIYQERLALYKKIEAITQISWYYIAAIDQYERSVRRARRDLPKEQGLIGIYFSPRQWVGPLNPNLDETNDNMIKFFGGIGLDGNDDGLADRNNDEDVLFTFAHYISSYGFDKKHIKIALWDYYQRDKTVGIIMNNARLFEQYGLNISEKHAFPMPLKWNYSYRSTWGDRRGWGGIRIHEGTDIFAGYGTPIRSTSYGVVELKGWNKYGGWRVGIRDINNNYHYYAHLSGFEGKLKPGQLVEAGQIIGYAGSSGYGPPGTSGKFPPHLHYGIYKDNGITEWSYDPYPSLRTWERQERQRKK; encoded by the coding sequence GTGAAACGAACAGTCATTTTTATACTCTTACTTCTATTTTTTTCGAGTATAGACCCGAACATAACGAGAGCAACTCCAACAACTGAAAATATTTATCAAGAAAGATTGGCCTTATATAAAAAAATAGAAGCAATCACACAAATATCTTGGTATTATATCGCGGCCATTGATCAATATGAACGAAGTGTACGCCGCGCCCGCCGAGACCTGCCGAAAGAACAAGGATTAATAGGAATTTATTTTTCACCACGCCAATGGGTTGGTCCGCTAAATCCAAATCTTGATGAAACGAATGACAATATGATTAAATTTTTTGGAGGTATTGGCTTAGACGGCAATGATGACGGATTGGCGGATCGCAATAATGATGAGGACGTATTATTTACATTTGCGCACTATATTTCATCCTACGGTTTTGACAAGAAACATATTAAAATCGCCCTTTGGGATTATTATCAACGTGATAAAACAGTTGGGATTATTATGAATAATGCTCGACTGTTTGAACAATACGGCTTAAATATTTCCGAAAAACATGCTTTTCCTATGCCACTTAAATGGAATTATTCCTATCGAAGTACATGGGGAGATCGCCGTGGATGGGGTGGTATTCGTATCCATGAAGGAACAGATATATTTGCAGGTTATGGGACACCTATTCGTTCAACAAGTTACGGTGTAGTTGAACTGAAAGGATGGAATAAATATGGGGGATGGAGGGTAGGAATTCGGGATATTAACAATAATTACCATTACTATGCTCATTTATCTGGTTTTGAGGGAAAACTAAAGCCAGGTCAACTCGTTGAAGCTGGCCAAATCATTGGATACGCAGGAAGTTCTGGTTACGGCCCACCAGGTACATCGGGTAAATTCCCTCCACATCTTCATTACGGAATATATAAAGACAACGGGATTACCGAATGGTCTTATGACCCATACCCATCGCTACGCACATGGGAAAGACAAGAACGACAACGGAAAAAATAA
- a CDS encoding DUF3055 domain-containing protein: MSDFFFLYDDIVEAKTRFISFVGTKQRFDLAIIQTDRYYGKNIVLDTQSHRFAIIGHDDLNEPGYLEDIYNLDEEDAEDLRHFLRGITSI, encoded by the coding sequence ATCTCAGATTTTTTCTTTCTTTATGATGATATAGTTGAAGCCAAAACGAGATTCATCAGTTTTGTCGGTACGAAGCAAAGATTTGATTTAGCTATCATTCAAACGGATCGCTATTATGGTAAAAATATTGTTCTTGACACGCAAAGCCATCGCTTTGCGATTATCGGTCATGATGATTTGAATGAACCAGGCTATCTTGAAGATATTTATAATTTAGATGAAGAAGATGCGGAAGACCTTCGTCATTTTCTTAGAGGAATTACTTCAATATAA
- a CDS encoding DUF1805 domain-containing protein translates to MIKMEPIKIDNQQFTAITVALPKTNFMAVTSDKGYIMCGALDVALLNERLKDRGIIAGRAVGVRTIDQLLEAPLESVTIEAEKYGIMVGMKGKDALLRML, encoded by the coding sequence ATGATTAAAATGGAACCGATTAAAATAGATAATCAGCAATTTACAGCGATTACCGTTGCGCTTCCAAAAACGAATTTTATGGCTGTAACTTCAGATAAAGGTTATATTATGTGTGGGGCGTTAGATGTAGCCTTATTAAATGAGCGGTTAAAGGATAGAGGAATTATCGCCGGAAGGGCGGTTGGTGTAAGGACAATCGATCAGTTATTGGAGGCCCCACTGGAGTCAGTAACAATTGAGGCTGAGAAATATGGGATTATGGTAGGGATGAAAGGAAAGGATGCTTTGTTAAGAATGTTATAA
- the lipA gene encoding lipoyl synthase → MTAENFKRKPEWLKIKLNTNENYTELKNLMRTKDLHTVCEEAKCPNIHECWAERRTATFMILGDVCTRACRFCAVKTGLPTETDLEEPKRVADSVKAMNLKHVVITAVARDDLSDGGATIFAETIRAVRESSPFTSIEVLPSDLGGNLDSLKVLMEAKPDILNHNIETVRRLSDRVRSKAKYDRSLQFLYNAKQIQPSVPTKSSIMIGLGETRAEIIEAMADLRAHDVDILTIGQYLQPTRQHLPVEKYYHPNEFAELKKTAIEKGFKHCESGPLVRSSYHADEQVDAATKNISNMIK, encoded by the coding sequence ATGACGGCTGAAAATTTTAAAAGAAAACCGGAATGGCTTAAAATAAAGTTAAATACAAATGAAAATTATACGGAATTAAAAAATCTGATGCGTACGAAAGACTTACATACTGTTTGTGAAGAGGCTAAATGTCCGAACATTCATGAATGCTGGGCAGAAAGACGAACTGCAACATTTATGATTCTTGGCGATGTATGTACGCGGGCCTGTCGGTTCTGTGCCGTCAAGACAGGTCTTCCAACCGAAACGGACTTAGAGGAGCCAAAAAGGGTTGCGGATTCTGTCAAAGCGATGAATTTAAAGCACGTTGTCATTACAGCTGTTGCTCGTGATGATCTATCTGATGGGGGAGCAACGATATTTGCTGAAACAATTAGAGCAGTTCGCGAAAGCTCGCCATTCACGTCGATTGAGGTGCTGCCATCAGATTTAGGTGGTAATCTAGACAGTTTGAAGGTTTTGATGGAAGCGAAGCCTGATATTTTAAACCATAATATTGAAACGGTGCGCCGCCTTTCAGACCGAGTTCGGTCCAAGGCAAAATATGATCGCTCATTGCAATTTCTTTATAATGCAAAGCAAATTCAGCCTTCGGTTCCAACAAAGTCAAGCATCATGATTGGCCTAGGAGAAACTAGGGCTGAGATTATCGAAGCAATGGCTGATTTAAGAGCACATGACGTTGATATTTTAACAATTGGCCAATATTTACAGCCAACACGACAGCATTTGCCTGTAGAAAAGTATTATCATCCCAACGAGTTTGCTGAACTTAAAAAAACTGCTATAGAAAAAGGCTTTAAGCATTGTGAGTCAGGACCCCTTGTACGGTCATCGTATCATGCAGATGAACAAGTCGACGCTGCTACAAAAAACATAAGCAATATGATAAAATAA
- a CDS encoding cytosolic protein translates to MRNFLIPEEFPDGAYGCSIRQEAPVELKSTPWEEGQRRYSAFNYEFKSMHQDLPREYPGAHPTHDDPDTNHEMPYTSP, encoded by the coding sequence ATGCGAAACTTTTTAATTCCTGAGGAATTTCCTGATGGAGCATATGGCTGTTCAATTCGACAAGAGGCACCCGTGGAACTTAAGAGTACACCGTGGGAAGAAGGACAGCGTAGATACAGTGCTTTCAACTACGAGTTCAAGTCTATGCATCAAGATTTGCCGCGTGAATATCCTGGTGCACACCCAACGCACGATGACCCTGATACGAATCACGAAATGCCGTATACATCACCGTAG
- a CDS encoding HD-GYP domain-containing protein, translated as MRLISTNTLEEGVTLGRPIFNGQGQALIGEGIPLTERMIKRLIDLGISYVYVDDPFTRDVEIKSPISEKTRKEAVETIEQTFEIVQKEKSLSKVFVVEQLGKRFSFVVRDILEQIKNHNDVISLLSEVSVYDHYIFTHSLNVTIYSLALGVQLKLPERKLEQLGLGAMLHDVGKMLVPYDILTKRGKLTDEEYVVMKRHSEDGFNLLRNAPTIPLLAAHCAYQHHERINGKGYPRGLVGEDIHYFGRILAITDVYDAVTSNRVYRKAMLPNEGLEILYAGAGSQFEIGLVEAFRKAIAAYPIGLTVYLNDGRKGIVVRQNIGSTDRPIIRIIEENGMYLQEPYEIDLLKELTIFIVETDTTLLGKNEIVHS; from the coding sequence ATGAGATTGATTTCAACGAATACATTGGAAGAAGGTGTAACCCTTGGTAGACCTATTTTCAATGGTCAGGGTCAAGCCTTAATTGGCGAAGGGATACCGCTTACTGAAAGGATGATTAAGCGTTTAATAGATTTAGGTATTTCCTATGTATATGTAGATGACCCTTTTACAAGGGATGTAGAAATTAAGTCTCCAATATCGGAAAAAACGCGAAAAGAGGCCGTTGAAACAATCGAGCAAACGTTCGAGATTGTTCAAAAAGAAAAATCATTATCCAAGGTGTTTGTTGTTGAACAGCTTGGTAAAAGGTTTTCTTTTGTCGTACGTGATATATTGGAACAAATAAAAAACCATAATGATGTTATTTCATTATTATCAGAGGTTTCTGTTTATGACCATTATATATTTACACATTCTTTAAATGTAACAATCTATAGTCTTGCTCTCGGTGTTCAACTAAAATTACCAGAACGGAAGTTAGAGCAACTTGGGCTAGGAGCGATGCTTCACGATGTTGGTAAAATGCTTGTCCCGTATGATATTTTAACTAAGCGCGGAAAATTAACGGATGAAGAATACGTTGTTATGAAAAGACATTCTGAAGATGGCTTTAATCTTTTAAGGAATGCACCTACAATTCCATTATTAGCAGCTCACTGTGCTTATCAACACCATGAACGGATAAATGGAAAGGGATATCCAAGAGGATTAGTTGGTGAAGATATTCATTATTTCGGCCGTATCTTGGCGATTACAGATGTTTATGATGCCGTAACTTCCAATCGAGTTTACCGAAAAGCGATGCTGCCTAATGAAGGTCTGGAAATTTTATATGCGGGTGCGGGCTCACAATTTGAAATCGGTTTGGTTGAAGCCTTTCGAAAGGCCATTGCCGCTTATCCAATTGGTTTAACCGTATATTTAAATGATGGACGAAAGGGTATTGTTGTGAGGCAAAATATTGGTTCAACTGACAGACCGATTATTAGAATTATCGAAGAAAATGGTATGTATTTACAAGAACCATATGAAATTGATTTGCTGAAAGAATTGACAATTTTTATCGTTGAAACAGATACAACCTTATTAGGGAAAAATGAAATAGTCCACTCTTAA
- the sufB gene encoding Fe-S cluster assembly protein SufB — protein sequence MAKKMPEIGDYKYGFKDKDVSIFRSKRGLTKEIVEEISKMKQEPQWMLDFRLKSLDLFNKLPMPQWGGDLSELNFDEITYYVKPSEKSEKSWDEVPEEIKNTFDKLGIPEAEQKYLAGVSAQYESEVVYHNMKQDLQDLGIVFKDTDSALRENEEIFKKYFGTVVPPADNKFAALNSAVWSGGSFIYVPKGVKVDTPLQAYFRINSENMGQFERTLIIVDDDASVHYVEGCTAPVYTTNSLHSAVVEIIVGKNAYCRYTTIQNWANNVFNLVTKRTTVDENGTMEWIDGNIGSKLTMKYPACILKGEGARGLTLSIAIAGKGQHQDAGAKMIHLAPNTSSTIVSKSISKHGGNVTYRGVVHFGRKADGSRSNVECDTLIMDNKSKSDTIPYNEILTENISLEHEAKVSKVSEEQLFYLMSRGISEQEATEMIVMGFIEPFTRELPMEYAVEMNRLIKFEMEGSIG from the coding sequence ATGGCAAAGAAAATGCCGGAAATCGGTGATTATAAATATGGCTTCAAAGATAAAGACGTTTCGATTTTTAGATCAAAACGTGGTCTAACAAAAGAGATTGTCGAAGAAATCTCGAAAATGAAACAAGAACCACAATGGATGCTCGATTTTCGCTTAAAATCATTGGACTTATTTAATAAACTCCCAATGCCGCAATGGGGCGGGGATTTAAGCGAATTAAATTTTGACGAAATTACGTATTATGTTAAGCCCTCTGAAAAATCCGAGAAATCTTGGGATGAGGTTCCTGAGGAAATTAAAAATACGTTCGATAAGCTTGGAATTCCGGAAGCGGAGCAGAAATATTTAGCAGGTGTTTCAGCGCAATATGAATCGGAAGTTGTTTATCATAATATGAAACAAGACCTTCAAGATTTAGGAATTGTTTTTAAAGATACAGATTCGGCGTTAAGAGAAAATGAAGAAATTTTTAAAAAATATTTTGGCACGGTTGTTCCGCCTGCAGATAATAAATTTGCAGCGCTTAATTCAGCGGTATGGTCTGGTGGTTCTTTTATTTATGTACCAAAAGGTGTGAAGGTCGATACACCACTACAAGCATACTTCCGGATTAACTCTGAGAACATGGGGCAATTTGAACGGACTTTAATCATTGTCGATGATGATGCTTCAGTCCATTATGTTGAAGGTTGTACAGCACCTGTTTACACGACAAATTCATTGCATAGTGCCGTTGTTGAAATTATCGTCGGGAAAAATGCTTATTGTCGTTATACAACAATCCAAAACTGGGCGAATAACGTTTTCAACCTTGTTACGAAGCGGACAACGGTTGATGAAAATGGCACAATGGAATGGATTGATGGCAACATCGGCTCTAAGTTAACGATGAAATATCCAGCATGTATTTTGAAAGGCGAAGGCGCGCGCGGCTTAACGCTATCAATTGCAATCGCTGGTAAAGGTCAGCACCAAGATGCAGGCGCAAAGATGATTCATTTAGCGCCCAATACATCTTCAACGATTGTATCGAAATCAATTTCTAAACATGGTGGAAATGTAACATACCGTGGTGTTGTCCATTTCGGCCGCAAAGCAGATGGCTCTCGTTCAAATGTTGAATGTGATACATTAATTATGGACAATAAATCGAAATCCGACACAATCCCTTACAATGAAATTCTAACTGAAAATATTTCACTAGAGCATGAAGCAAAAGTATCAAAAGTATCAGAAGAGCAGCTGTTCTATCTCATGAGCAGAGGTATTTCCGAGCAAGAAGCAACAGAAATGATTGTCATGGGCTTTATCGAACCATTTACACGTGAACTTCCAATGGAATATGCGGTTGAAATGAATCGATTGATAAAGTTCGAGATGGAAGGATCCATCGGCTAA
- a CDS encoding DUF1027 domain-containing protein yields the protein MIINGIQYEVVEDYRDGFNEDAIKERYSDILNKYDYIVGDWGYSQLRLKGFFDDANQKATAETKISTLSEYLYEYCNFGCAYFVLKKVKR from the coding sequence ATGATAATAAACGGTATACAATATGAGGTTGTAGAAGACTATCGTGACGGATTTAATGAGGATGCTATTAAAGAACGGTATAGCGATATTTTAAATAAATATGATTATATTGTTGGTGACTGGGGATATAGCCAACTAAGATTAAAAGGTTTTTTTGATGATGCAAACCAAAAAGCAACAGCGGAAACGAAAATTAGTACACTTTCAGAATATTTGTATGAATATTGCAATTTTGGCTGTGCTTATTTTGTTTTAAAAAAGGTAAAGCGGTAG
- a CDS encoding sulfite exporter TauE/SafE family protein: MEWVVLFIVGLSSGVIGSLVGLGGGIITVPALLFISAYTVLIGKISPQIAVGTSSLVIIATGLSSTLTYIKLKKIDYVSGLLFFIGSAPGAIIGAMTNKYLNAEQFNLYFGIFIIFISLTLMFRGRLKAKTSSTSRFRINRTSVDERGNTNQYSFNIFFAIFISFIVGFLGGIFGIGGGSLMVPAMLLLFRFPPHIAVATSMFLIFLSSTVSSYTHFNLGNIDWIIAIALIPGAWIGAKIGSIINQRMKADTVVKILRFILIIIGIRLIVQI; the protein is encoded by the coding sequence ATGGAATGGGTAGTTTTGTTTATAGTTGGCTTGTCATCGGGTGTTATTGGAAGCTTAGTTGGACTTGGTGGAGGAATTATTACTGTACCTGCATTGTTATTCATTAGTGCATATACGGTGTTGATAGGTAAAATTTCGCCGCAAATTGCTGTTGGAACATCTTCGTTAGTAATCATAGCCACCGGCTTATCTTCGACATTGACATATATAAAGCTTAAAAAGATTGATTACGTAAGCGGTTTGCTGTTTTTTATTGGTAGTGCACCAGGGGCTATTATAGGTGCGATGACGAACAAATATTTAAATGCTGAACAGTTTAATCTTTACTTTGGTATTTTTATAATATTTATTTCGTTAACATTAATGTTTAGAGGGAGATTAAAGGCAAAAACCTCGTCAACGAGCCGTTTTAGAATCAATCGAACGAGTGTAGATGAACGTGGAAACACAAATCAATATAGTTTTAATATTTTTTTTGCGATATTCATTTCTTTTATTGTTGGTTTTCTAGGAGGTATTTTTGGCATTGGCGGCGGCTCCTTAATGGTTCCAGCGATGCTGTTATTATTTAGATTTCCGCCCCATATTGCTGTAGCTACCTCTATGTTTTTAATTTTTTTATCGTCAACGGTTAGCTCCTATACTCATTTTAACCTTGGGAATATAGACTGGATAATTGCGATTGCCTTAATACCGGGGGCATGGATTGGCGCCAAAATAGGTTCGATTATTAATCAACGAATGAAAGCTGATACTGTTGTTAAGATTTTGCGGTTTATTCTTATCATCATTGGCATTCGTTTAATTGTTCAAATTTAA
- the yunB gene encoding sporulation protein YunB has protein sequence MVKFRRRYSRKGPLPFQAVFIITFIIFALFTFQGLWIINKGIQPTLMSIAESRAEQFATQAINEALKKKIAEDNEQIDDLVIVEKAEDGRISTIGWNTAAMRNFLWDSTQTVQDYLHAIEKGEVPPTHFSEEQPVTVPPNRKGIIAEIPLGQASGNVLLANLGPVIPVRFSMVGEVNSDVIKKVTEHGINNVLIELFIHVKVKLKVIIPFESKMITVTTNIPIDIRNIQGEVPYFYNSGEGGKPSIEVPLP, from the coding sequence TTGGTTAAATTTAGGCGGCGCTATTCTAGAAAAGGGCCCTTACCTTTTCAAGCTGTGTTTATTATTACTTTTATAATTTTTGCACTTTTTACCTTCCAAGGTTTATGGATTATTAATAAAGGTATTCAACCAACTTTAATGAGCATAGCTGAAAGTAGGGCAGAACAATTTGCAACCCAAGCAATAAATGAAGCATTAAAAAAGAAAATTGCTGAAGACAATGAACAAATAGATGATTTAGTTATTGTTGAAAAAGCAGAGGATGGCAGAATTTCAACCATTGGTTGGAATACAGCGGCAATGAGAAATTTTCTATGGGATTCAACACAAACTGTCCAAGATTATTTGCATGCGATTGAAAAAGGTGAAGTTCCTCCAACTCATTTTTCAGAGGAACAACCAGTAACAGTTCCACCTAACCGAAAAGGCATTATTGCCGAAATTCCACTAGGTCAGGCAAGCGGAAATGTATTATTGGCAAACCTAGGACCAGTCATTCCTGTTCGTTTTTCAATGGTTGGTGAAGTAAATTCTGATGTTATAAAAAAAGTAACCGAGCATGGTATAAACAATGTTCTCATTGAGCTGTTTATTCATGTGAAGGTCAAGCTTAAAGTCATTATACCATTTGAATCTAAGATGATTACTGTTACAACTAATATCCCAATTGATATAAGAAACATTCAAGGTGAAGTTCCATATTTCTACAATAGTGGGGAAGGTGGTAAGCCATCAATAGAAGTGCCACTACCTTAA
- a CDS encoding cysteine desulfurase produces the protein MDIQDIRKQFPILHQQVNNHPLVYLDSAATSQKPVQVIEALDRYYREYNSNVHRGVHTLGTLATDGYEGAREKVRKFINAKSVQEIIFVRGTTTAINTVAASYGRANLGVGDEIVITPMEHHSNIIPWQQVAKATGATLKYIPLQEDGTIALADVEKTVTPNTKIVSVMHVSNVLGTINPVKEIAAIAHKNGAVMVVDGAQSTPHMKVDVQDLDCDFYAFSGHKMCGPTGIGVLYGKKALLEKMEPVEFGGEMIDFVDLYDSTWKELPWKFEGGTPIIAGAIGLGAAIDFLEEIGIDNISAYEHKLAQYALEKVSEIEGVTIYGPKERAGLVTFTIDDVHPHDVATVLDAEGIAVRAGHHCAQPLMKWLNVSATARASFYLYNTEEEIDVFVKALIKTKEYFGNVLY, from the coding sequence ATAGATATTCAAGACATTCGCAAACAGTTCCCGATTCTCCATCAACAAGTAAATAATCATCCGCTTGTCTATTTGGATAGTGCGGCAACATCGCAAAAGCCGGTCCAAGTTATTGAAGCCTTAGACCGCTACTATCGCGAGTATAATTCTAACGTTCACCGTGGTGTACATACGCTCGGTACTTTAGCTACCGATGGGTATGAAGGTGCACGCGAGAAGGTTAGAAAATTTATTAACGCCAAATCAGTCCAAGAAATTATCTTTGTCCGCGGTACGACAACCGCTATAAATACGGTGGCGGCAAGCTATGGCCGGGCAAACCTCGGTGTAGGAGACGAAATTGTTATCACACCGATGGAGCATCACAGCAACATTATTCCTTGGCAGCAGGTGGCAAAAGCAACAGGAGCAACGCTTAAATACATTCCATTGCAAGAAGATGGGACGATTGCATTAGCTGATGTTGAAAAAACAGTAACACCAAATACAAAAATTGTTTCCGTTATGCATGTTTCCAACGTTTTAGGAACGATTAACCCAGTAAAAGAAATTGCCGCGATTGCCCACAAAAATGGTGCAGTTATGGTTGTCGATGGTGCGCAAAGTACACCGCATATGAAGGTTGATGTTCAAGATTTAGATTGTGATTTTTACGCCTTTTCTGGACATAAAATGTGTGGTCCAACGGGAATCGGTGTACTATACGGGAAAAAAGCTTTACTAGAAAAAATGGAGCCAGTTGAATTTGGCGGTGAAATGATTGACTTTGTTGATTTATATGATTCTACTTGGAAAGAGCTTCCGTGGAAATTCGAAGGCGGTACGCCGATTATTGCTGGTGCAATTGGTTTAGGGGCGGCAATTGATTTCCTTGAAGAAATTGGCATCGACAACATTTCTGCATATGAACATAAATTAGCCCAGTATGCACTGGAAAAAGTAAGCGAAATTGAGGGTGTTACGATTTATGGACCAAAAGAAAGAGCAGGCCTTGTAACCTTTACAATTGATGATGTTCATCCCCATGATGTGGCGACCGTCCTTGATGCAGAAGGAATTGCTGTTCGCGCCGGACATCATTGTGCTCAACCGTTAATGAAATGGTTAAATGTATCGGCGACAGCACGCGCAAGCTTTTACCTTTATAATACTGAAGAAGAAATTGACGTCTTTGTTAAAGCTTTAATCAAGACAAAGGAGTATTTTGGAAATGTCCTCTACTAA
- the sufD gene encoding Fe-S cluster assembly protein SufD, which produces MTVETKLPYDAEYVSQFSKTVGEPEWLKNLRIEALQKVNELPLPKADKTKIDNWNFTNFNHGIKKDAVQSLEQLPNEIKALVNVDAKNQNLLIQRNGSLAYTAISEELSNQGVIFTDIVTAATTHSELLRKYFMTKAVTVDEHKLTALHAALLNGGTFIYVPKNVEVKEPLQVIYWQDEETALFNHVIVVAEDSSSVTYIENYLSFSTKENVANIIAEVIAGANTKVHYGAVDNFASGMTAYVNRRGVVGKDGRIEWALGQMNDGNTVSENITNLKGDGSFADSKTVTVCRGDQKQNITTKIIHFGKYSEGNILNHGVVRDEATNIFNGIGKIEHGATKSNAEQTSRVLMLSEQARGDANPILLIDEDDVMAGHAASVGRVDPIQLYYLMSRGIEKREAERLIIHGFLKPVVNELAIENVKNQLVEVIERKVR; this is translated from the coding sequence ATGACAGTCGAAACAAAACTTCCATACGATGCTGAGTATGTAAGTCAATTTTCAAAAACAGTAGGAGAGCCTGAGTGGCTTAAAAATTTACGCATAGAGGCGCTTCAAAAGGTGAACGAACTACCGTTACCTAAAGCGGATAAAACAAAAATTGATAATTGGAATTTCACTAATTTCAATCATGGTATAAAAAAAGATGCTGTCCAGTCTTTGGAACAGCTCCCAAATGAAATTAAAGCGTTAGTTAATGTTGATGCAAAAAATCAAAATTTACTCATACAACGTAATGGCTCGTTAGCATATACTGCTATATCGGAAGAGCTTTCAAATCAAGGTGTTATTTTTACAGATATTGTAACAGCAGCAACTACCCATAGTGAATTACTAAGAAAATATTTTATGACAAAAGCGGTTACGGTTGATGAACATAAGCTAACAGCGCTCCATGCAGCTTTACTGAACGGCGGTACGTTTATTTATGTTCCGAAAAATGTCGAAGTGAAGGAGCCGCTGCAAGTAATCTACTGGCAAGACGAAGAGACGGCGCTTTTTAATCATGTTATTGTTGTTGCTGAAGACAGTAGCTCTGTAACATATATTGAAAATTATCTTTCTTTTTCCACCAAAGAGAATGTCGCGAATATTATCGCTGAAGTCATTGCTGGTGCAAATACAAAAGTTCATTACGGTGCTGTTGATAATTTCGCGAGTGGAATGACAGCTTATGTAAACCGCCGCGGTGTTGTCGGCAAGGACGGCCGTATTGAGTGGGCCTTAGGGCAAATGAATGACGGAAATACGGTTTCAGAAAATATCACGAACTTAAAAGGCGACGGTTCGTTTGCTGATTCAAAAACTGTTACTGTTTGTCGTGGAGATCAAAAGCAAAATATCACAACAAAAATTATTCATTTCGGCAAATATTCTGAAGGAAATATTTTAAATCATGGTGTTGTAAGGGACGAGGCAACAAATATTTTTAATGGAATTGGTAAAATTGAACATGGCGCAACAAAATCAAATGCTGAACAAACATCCCGTGTTTTAATGCTTAGTGAACAGGCACGTGGCGATGCTAATCCGATTTTGTTAATTGACGAAGATGATGTAATGGCAGGACATGCTGCTTCAGTTGGCCGTGTTGACCCAATCCAGCTCTACTATTTAATGAGTCGTGGGATTGAGAAACGGGAAGCGGAACGTTTGATTATTCACGGTTTCCTAAAGCCTGTTGTCAATGAATTAGCAATTGAAAATGTGAAAAACCAGCTCGTTGAAGTGATTGAAAGGAAAGTTCGATAA
- a CDS encoding SUF system NifU family Fe-S cluster assembly protein, giving the protein MSSTNRNIDLDALYRKVIMDHYKNPRNRGIMHDESDITINMNNPTCGDRIQLQLKIENGIVTDVKFDGEGCSISMSSASMMSQAIKGQKVAKALKMADVFSKMMLGEEYDDSDLDLGDIEALAGVAKFPARIKCATLCWKAMEKGLEQEQE; this is encoded by the coding sequence ATGTCCTCTACTAATAGAAATATTGATTTAGATGCACTTTATCGCAAGGTAATTATGGATCACTATAAAAATCCACGAAACCGTGGGATTATGCATGATGAAAGTGATATTACAATAAATATGAATAATCCAACATGTGGTGATCGCATTCAATTGCAATTAAAAATTGAAAACGGCATTGTCACAGATGTGAAATTTGACGGTGAAGGCTGCTCGATTAGTATGTCGTCTGCTTCGATGATGAGCCAAGCGATTAAAGGCCAAAAGGTTGCTAAAGCATTGAAAATGGCGGATGTTTTTTCAAAAATGATGCTCGGTGAAGAATATGATGATTCAGATTTAGATTTAGGCGATATTGAAGCATTAGCAGGTGTTGCGAAGTTTCCTGCCCGCATTAAATGTGCGACATTATGCTGGAAGGCAATGGAAAAAGGCTTGGAACAGGAACAAGAATAA